CGCATTAGGAGCCGATCCACAAACTTTTATGGGCATGGCAGGACTGGGAGACTTAGTATTAACCTGTACCGATAACCAGTCACGTAACCGCCGTTTCGGTATGATGCTTGGGCAGGGTGTGGATATACAAAGCGCTCAGGATAAGATTGGTCAGGTGGTGGAGGGTTACCGCAATACCCGGGAAGTTCATATCCTGGCACAGCGTTTCGGTGTGGAGATGCCCATCACTGAGCAAATATATCAGGTATTATATCGGGGAAAAAATGTCCGCAAGGCAGCATTGACCTTATTGGGTCGGGCATGCAAGGATGAACGCATCAACAACCAGCCAGTTTTGCCCGGTTAGCAGCGAACTGATCGGGAATAATTATCGTCTGGAGTGAGCTATGCCTTGTGAAGAATGGGATGTCGTCTGGAATAACATTAAGGCTGAAGCCCGTGTTTTGGCTGATGGTGAGCCTATGCTCGCGAGTTTTTATCATGCTACGTTACTCAAGCATGAAAATCTGGGTAATGCCCTCAGTTATATGCTGGCGAATAAGCTGGCCACGCCGATTATGCCTGCTATTACTATTCGTGAGATCGTCGAAGAGGCTTATGCCGCTAATCCGGAGATGATTATTTCTGCCGCCTGCGATATCCAGGCAGTTCGTGCCCGTGATCCCGCGGTAGATAAATATTCGACACCCTTATTGTACCTAAAGGGCTTTCATGCCTTACAAGCCTACCGTATTGGTCACTGGTTATGGCAGCAGAAACGTTATGCTCTGGCGATTTTCCTGCAAAATCAAATTTCTATTGCTTTCCAGGTAGATATTCACCCTGCGGCACAGATTGGCCAGGGGATCATGCTGGATCATGCTACCGGTATTGTCGTCGGAGAAACAGCCGTGATTGAGAACGATGTATCTATCCTGCAATCCGTGACCCTGGGAGGAACGGGAAAAACCTGCGGTGACCGTCATCCTAAAATTCGTGAAGGGGTGATGATTGGTGCTGGTGCCAAAATTCTGGGTAATATTGAGGTTGGGCGCGGAGCGAAAATTGGTGCCGGGTCGGTCGTATTGCAGCCTGTACCACCACATACAACCGTTGCTGGTGTTCCGGCACG
The sequence above is drawn from the Enterobacteriaceae bacterium ESL0689 genome and encodes:
- the cysE gene encoding serine O-acetyltransferase; amino-acid sequence: MPCEEWDVVWNNIKAEARVLADGEPMLASFYHATLLKHENLGNALSYMLANKLATPIMPAITIREIVEEAYAANPEMIISAACDIQAVRARDPAVDKYSTPLLYLKGFHALQAYRIGHWLWQQKRYALAIFLQNQISIAFQVDIHPAAQIGQGIMLDHATGIVVGETAVIENDVSILQSVTLGGTGKTCGDRHPKIREGVMIGAGAKILGNIEVGRGAKIGAGSVVLQPVPPHTTVAGVPARIVGTPESDKPAMDMDQRFNGIRHTFEYGDGI